ACTAAAATCTGCCCGTCCGCCGCGCTGTCAATGCGCTTTACATTTCCTTGCACAGGCTCGTTATGACTAACAGCAACCGAACCAAGCTCTTATGGATTAGCTTCTTCTCCTATGCCCTTACCGGGGCGTTGGTGATCGTCACCGGGATGGTGATGGGAAACATCGCAGAGTACTTTAATCTGCCGGTGTCCAGCATGAGTAATACCTTTACGTTCCTTAATGCCGGTATCTTAATCTCTATTTTCCTGAATGCCTGGCTGATGGAAATCGTGCCGCTGAAAACCCAGCTGCGCTTTGGTTTCCTGCTGATGGTGCTGGCCGTCGCTGGCCTTATCTTCGGTCATAACCTGGCTATCTTCTCCGCTTCCATGTTCGTTCTGGGGCTGGTGAGCGGGATAACCATGTCGATTGGTACCTTCCTGATCACCCACATGTATGAAGGGCGTCAGCGCGGTTCCCGCCTGCTGTTTACCGACTCCTTCTTCAGCATGGCCGGGATGATTTTCCCGATGGTTGCCGCGATCCTGCTGGCGCGCAGCATCAACTGGTACTGGGTCTACGTATGTATTGGTCTGGTCTACGTGGCTATTTTCCTGTTGACCCTGGGCTGTGAGTTCCCGGCGCTGGGCAAACATGCGAAGAAAGACGACCAGCCTGTTACCAAAGAGAAATGGGGCATTGGCGTGCTGTTCCTGTCCATCGCGGCGCTGTGCTACATCCTCGGCCAGTTGGGCTTTATTTCCTGGGTTCCGGAATACGCCAAAGGCCTGGGCATGAGCATCAACGATGCCGGTAAGCTGGTGAGTGACTTCTGGATGTCTTACATGTTCGGCATGTGGGCGTTCAGCTTCATCCTGCGTTTCTTCGACCTGCAGCGCATTCTGACCGTGCTCGCTGGCGCAGCAACCGTGCTGATGTACCTGTTCAA
This Klebsiella michiganensis DNA region includes the following protein-coding sequences:
- a CDS encoding transporter, whose amino-acid sequence is MTNSNRTKLLWISFFSYALTGALVIVTGMVMGNIAEYFNLPVSSMSNTFTFLNAGILISIFLNAWLMEIVPLKTQLRFGFLLMVLAVAGLIFGHNLAIFSASMFVLGLVSGITMSIGTFLITHMYEGRQRGSRLLFTDSFFSMAGMIFPMVAAILLARSINWYWVYVCIGLVYVAIFLLTLGCEFPALGKHAKKDDQPVTKEKWGIGVLFLSIAALCYILGQLGFISWVPEYAKGLGMSINDAGKLVSDFWMSYMFGMWAFSFILRFFDLQRILTVLAGAATVLMYLFNHGDPAHLAWFILSLGFFSSAIYTTIITLGSQQTKVSSPKLVNFVLTCGTVGTMLTFIVTGPIVAHSGPLAALHTANGLYAVVFVMCLLLGFVTRHRRHGAEAAAH